TGCAGCATCACAACAGGAGCGGGTTCATGCAAAAATAATCCGTTATTTTTAATAACAGTGTAGATTTGCGCCTTAATATCTTCTACATCATTGGAATACGGCGCTGATAAAATACAATCGATTCTTTTAACCGGATAATATGTAAGATTGGTTAAGTACTGTTTTAACACCAATTCATTCGGCAACCGTATCAATTTATTATCAAGCGTACACACGCGAACAGAAAGCAGATCAATCGATTCTACAACACCTACAATATCACCACTTTTTATGATATCGCCGATAGAAAATGGTCTTTCAAGAACAAGAAAAAATCCACTAATAATATTGGAAATACTGGTCTGAGATGCAAAACCAATTGCAACACCAAGAACACCAGCAGCTCCCAACAGTGCAGTTACATTAAAACCGAATTCATGCAAAACAGTAACTGCAATAAAGAGTATCCCGCTATAAAAAATAATGCGTCCAACAATGACGCCCATGTGATGAGAAAAACGTTTACCACAGAATACAGCACACATACCACTACAC
The sequence above is drawn from the Candidatus Babeliales bacterium genome and encodes:
- a CDS encoding mechanosensitive ion channel family protein → MSNVSLMMYVGNMVRIGILLCAGIPLVRWCSGMCAVFCGKRFSHHMGVIVGRIIFYSGILFIAVTVLHEFGFNVTALLGAAGVLGVAIGFASQTSISNIISGFFLVLERPFSIGDIIKSGDIVGVVESIDLLSVRVCTLDNKLIRLPNELVLKQYLTNLTYYPVKRIDCILSAPYSNDVEDIKAQIYTVIKNNGLFLHEPAPVVMLHKIGQHDYDTETRIFFTVRVWVTTDKFSSASAVLMQQIKDQFDTNKTIITVVHNN